A window from Camelus bactrianus isolate YW-2024 breed Bactrian camel chromosome 23, ASM4877302v1, whole genome shotgun sequence encodes these proteins:
- the LOC141574784 gene encoding putative coiled-coil domain-containing protein 144B isoform X2: MCPFWLLDSTEKYPHLKPAVGVKDSVPNKTGEMKNLQIFKSDWDSTSLSLNNEAGRRAEHLKVDKCPLVSQSVTTNQSAPTELRQTAPVDKDQMNIGAVFLSENAALHDLCESQLPENRSSKEDLDLERTSEEEQERLDGSENNHSQDKCVLQACTVKEKKSEDQIKQINLSLVHLQKTPREPEVNKEHDRKDVPVSSKHSCLEKHEDMWVKQGKLDWKNNFKFITKKSYQKISKIHEKCKITFHRKVESLHDNSELHGDLKELPSNVTDNIFDCEEKDAPGASVSVGSQAFSEHKEPSLENVFPSYSKSKSTEYGSKLYLDENKLDESDKPDTEHVFNKNEESFYNRENEVRNQVPFTVSEDQEFDTKRIQKRNQNTGNQTLDMHLRLKKRTGTKVVN; encoded by the exons ATGTGTCCCTTTTGGCTTTTAGATTCCACTGAAAAATATCCTCACTTGAAG CCTGCAGTTGGAGTGAAAGATTCTGTTCCTAATAAAAcaggagaaatgaagaatttacaAATATTCAAATCAG acTGGGATTCTACTAGTTTGAGCCTCAATAATGAGGCTGGTCGAAGAGCCGAGCATTTGAAAGTTGATAAATGTCCGTTGGTATCGCAATCAGTGACCACAAACCAGTCAGCACCCACAGAACTGAGGCAGACGGCCCCAGTAGATAAAGACCAGATGAATATTGGAGCCGTGTTTCTGTCAGAAAATGCAGCGCTCCATGACCTGTGTGAATCACAGCTGCCAGAGAACAGAAGCAGCAAAGAAG ACCTAGACTTAGAAAGGACATctgaggaagagcaagaaagacTTGATGGAAGTGAAAATAACCACTCACAg GATAAATGTGTTTTACAAGCATgtactgtgaaagaaaagaaatctgaagatcaAATCAAGCAGATTAATCTTTCACTTGTGCATCTGCAAAAAACGCCTAGAGAACCAGAAGTGAATAAGGAACATGACAGAAAGGATGTACCTGTATCTTCAAAACATTCTTGTCTGGAGAAGCATGAGGACATGTGGGTCAAACAAGGCAAATTAGactggaaaaataatttcaaatttatcaCAAAGAAGTCATatcagaaaataagtaaaatccatgaaaaatgcaaaattacttttcatcgtAAGGTGGAGTCACTACATGACAACTCGGAACTACATGGTGACTTAAAGGAACTACCTTCCAATGTGACAGATAATATATTTGATTGTGAGGAAAAAGATGCACCTGGAGCCTCTGTCTCTGTAGGATCCCAGGCATTCTCTGAACACAAAGAGCCCAgtcttgaaaatgtttttccatCTTATTCCAAGTCTAAGTCAACAGAGTATGGTTCAAAACTTTATTTAGATGAAAATAAGTTAGATGAAAGTGATAAACCAGACACTGAACACGTTTTTAACAAAAATGAGGAGAGTTTTTATaatagagaaaatgaagtaaGGAACCAAGTTCCATTTACAGTGAGTGAAGACCAAGAATTTGatacaaaaagaatacaaaaaaggaaccaaaatacTGGAAATCAGACATTGGACATGCACCTCAG GTTGAAGAAGAGAACAGGAACAAAAGTGGTGAACTGA
- the LOC141574784 gene encoding putative coiled-coil domain-containing protein 144B isoform X3, with translation MKNLQIFKSDWDSTSLSLNNEAGRRAEHLKVDKCPLVSQSVTTNQSAPTELRQTAPVDKDQMNIGAVFLSENAALHDLCESQLPENRSSKEADLDLERTSEEEQERLDGSENNHSQDKCVLQACTVKEKKSEDQIKQINLSLVHLQKTPREPEVNKEHDRKDVPVSSKHSCLEKHEDMWVKQGKLDWKNNFKFITKKSYQKISKIHEKCKITFHRKVESLHDNSELHGDLKELPSNVTDNIFDCEEKDAPGASVSVGSQAFSEHKEPSLENVFPSYSKSKSTEYGSKLYLDENKLDESDKPDTEHVFNKNEESFYNRENEVRNQVPFTVSEDQEFDTKRIQKRNQNTGNQTLDMHLRLKKRTGTKVVN, from the exons atgaagaatttacaAATATTCAAATCAG acTGGGATTCTACTAGTTTGAGCCTCAATAATGAGGCTGGTCGAAGAGCCGAGCATTTGAAAGTTGATAAATGTCCGTTGGTATCGCAATCAGTGACCACAAACCAGTCAGCACCCACAGAACTGAGGCAGACGGCCCCAGTAGATAAAGACCAGATGAATATTGGAGCCGTGTTTCTGTCAGAAAATGCAGCGCTCCATGACCTGTGTGAATCACAGCTGCCAGAGAACAGAAGCAGCAAAGAAG CAGACCTAGACTTAGAAAGGACATctgaggaagagcaagaaagacTTGATGGAAGTGAAAATAACCACTCACAg GATAAATGTGTTTTACAAGCATgtactgtgaaagaaaagaaatctgaagatcaAATCAAGCAGATTAATCTTTCACTTGTGCATCTGCAAAAAACGCCTAGAGAACCAGAAGTGAATAAGGAACATGACAGAAAGGATGTACCTGTATCTTCAAAACATTCTTGTCTGGAGAAGCATGAGGACATGTGGGTCAAACAAGGCAAATTAGactggaaaaataatttcaaatttatcaCAAAGAAGTCATatcagaaaataagtaaaatccatgaaaaatgcaaaattacttttcatcgtAAGGTGGAGTCACTACATGACAACTCGGAACTACATGGTGACTTAAAGGAACTACCTTCCAATGTGACAGATAATATATTTGATTGTGAGGAAAAAGATGCACCTGGAGCCTCTGTCTCTGTAGGATCCCAGGCATTCTCTGAACACAAAGAGCCCAgtcttgaaaatgtttttccatCTTATTCCAAGTCTAAGTCAACAGAGTATGGTTCAAAACTTTATTTAGATGAAAATAAGTTAGATGAAAGTGATAAACCAGACACTGAACACGTTTTTAACAAAAATGAGGAGAGTTTTTATaatagagaaaatgaagtaaGGAACCAAGTTCCATTTACAGTGAGTGAAGACCAAGAATTTGatacaaaaagaatacaaaaaaggaaccaaaatacTGGAAATCAGACATTGGACATGCACCTCAG GTTGAAGAAGAGAACAGGAACAAAAGTGGTGAACTGA
- the LOC141574784 gene encoding putative coiled-coil domain-containing protein 144B isoform X4 → MNIGAVFLSENAALHDLCESQLPENRSSKEADLDLERTSEEEQERLDGSENNHSQDKCVLQACTVKEKKSEDQIKQINLSLVHLQKTPREPEVNKEHDRKDVPVSSKHSCLEKHEDMWVKQGKLDWKNNFKFITKKSYQKISKIHEKCKITFHRKVESLHDNSELHGDLKELPSNVTDNIFDCEEKDAPGASVSVGSQAFSEHKEPSLENVFPSYSKSKSTEYGSKLYLDENKLDESDKPDTEHVFNKNEESFYNRENEVRNQVPFTVSEDQEFDTKRIQKRNQNTGNQTLDMHLRLKKRTGTKVVN, encoded by the exons ATGAATATTGGAGCCGTGTTTCTGTCAGAAAATGCAGCGCTCCATGACCTGTGTGAATCACAGCTGCCAGAGAACAGAAGCAGCAAAGAAG CAGACCTAGACTTAGAAAGGACATctgaggaagagcaagaaagacTTGATGGAAGTGAAAATAACCACTCACAg GATAAATGTGTTTTACAAGCATgtactgtgaaagaaaagaaatctgaagatcaAATCAAGCAGATTAATCTTTCACTTGTGCATCTGCAAAAAACGCCTAGAGAACCAGAAGTGAATAAGGAACATGACAGAAAGGATGTACCTGTATCTTCAAAACATTCTTGTCTGGAGAAGCATGAGGACATGTGGGTCAAACAAGGCAAATTAGactggaaaaataatttcaaatttatcaCAAAGAAGTCATatcagaaaataagtaaaatccatgaaaaatgcaaaattacttttcatcgtAAGGTGGAGTCACTACATGACAACTCGGAACTACATGGTGACTTAAAGGAACTACCTTCCAATGTGACAGATAATATATTTGATTGTGAGGAAAAAGATGCACCTGGAGCCTCTGTCTCTGTAGGATCCCAGGCATTCTCTGAACACAAAGAGCCCAgtcttgaaaatgtttttccatCTTATTCCAAGTCTAAGTCAACAGAGTATGGTTCAAAACTTTATTTAGATGAAAATAAGTTAGATGAAAGTGATAAACCAGACACTGAACACGTTTTTAACAAAAATGAGGAGAGTTTTTATaatagagaaaatgaagtaaGGAACCAAGTTCCATTTACAGTGAGTGAAGACCAAGAATTTGatacaaaaagaatacaaaaaaggaaccaaaatacTGGAAATCAGACATTGGACATGCACCTCAG GTTGAAGAAGAGAACAGGAACAAAAGTGGTGAACTGA
- the LOC141574784 gene encoding putative coiled-coil domain-containing protein 144B isoform X1 produces the protein MCPFWLLDSTEKYPHLKPAVGVKDSVPNKTGEMKNLQIFKSDWDSTSLSLNNEAGRRAEHLKVDKCPLVSQSVTTNQSAPTELRQTAPVDKDQMNIGAVFLSENAALHDLCESQLPENRSSKEADLDLERTSEEEQERLDGSENNHSQDKCVLQACTVKEKKSEDQIKQINLSLVHLQKTPREPEVNKEHDRKDVPVSSKHSCLEKHEDMWVKQGKLDWKNNFKFITKKSYQKISKIHEKCKITFHRKVESLHDNSELHGDLKELPSNVTDNIFDCEEKDAPGASVSVGSQAFSEHKEPSLENVFPSYSKSKSTEYGSKLYLDENKLDESDKPDTEHVFNKNEESFYNRENEVRNQVPFTVSEDQEFDTKRIQKRNQNTGNQTLDMHLRLKKRTGTKVVN, from the exons ATGTGTCCCTTTTGGCTTTTAGATTCCACTGAAAAATATCCTCACTTGAAG CCTGCAGTTGGAGTGAAAGATTCTGTTCCTAATAAAAcaggagaaatgaagaatttacaAATATTCAAATCAG acTGGGATTCTACTAGTTTGAGCCTCAATAATGAGGCTGGTCGAAGAGCCGAGCATTTGAAAGTTGATAAATGTCCGTTGGTATCGCAATCAGTGACCACAAACCAGTCAGCACCCACAGAACTGAGGCAGACGGCCCCAGTAGATAAAGACCAGATGAATATTGGAGCCGTGTTTCTGTCAGAAAATGCAGCGCTCCATGACCTGTGTGAATCACAGCTGCCAGAGAACAGAAGCAGCAAAGAAG CAGACCTAGACTTAGAAAGGACATctgaggaagagcaagaaagacTTGATGGAAGTGAAAATAACCACTCACAg GATAAATGTGTTTTACAAGCATgtactgtgaaagaaaagaaatctgaagatcaAATCAAGCAGATTAATCTTTCACTTGTGCATCTGCAAAAAACGCCTAGAGAACCAGAAGTGAATAAGGAACATGACAGAAAGGATGTACCTGTATCTTCAAAACATTCTTGTCTGGAGAAGCATGAGGACATGTGGGTCAAACAAGGCAAATTAGactggaaaaataatttcaaatttatcaCAAAGAAGTCATatcagaaaataagtaaaatccatgaaaaatgcaaaattacttttcatcgtAAGGTGGAGTCACTACATGACAACTCGGAACTACATGGTGACTTAAAGGAACTACCTTCCAATGTGACAGATAATATATTTGATTGTGAGGAAAAAGATGCACCTGGAGCCTCTGTCTCTGTAGGATCCCAGGCATTCTCTGAACACAAAGAGCCCAgtcttgaaaatgtttttccatCTTATTCCAAGTCTAAGTCAACAGAGTATGGTTCAAAACTTTATTTAGATGAAAATAAGTTAGATGAAAGTGATAAACCAGACACTGAACACGTTTTTAACAAAAATGAGGAGAGTTTTTATaatagagaaaatgaagtaaGGAACCAAGTTCCATTTACAGTGAGTGAAGACCAAGAATTTGatacaaaaagaatacaaaaaaggaaccaaaatacTGGAAATCAGACATTGGACATGCACCTCAG GTTGAAGAAGAGAACAGGAACAAAAGTGGTGAACTGA